In Spinacia oleracea cultivar Varoflay chromosome 5, BTI_SOV_V1, whole genome shotgun sequence, a single window of DNA contains:
- the LOC130461466 gene encoding uncharacterized protein, with the protein MSFSTDDCRGITYDHEDPLVVSVDIANHTVHRVLVDGGSSASILFRCAFDKLKIDPRQLAKVNFLAINFNGSSVVPDGKITLPATIGRRQTARNNLTEFLVVDMPTVYYVIMERPLIHKVKGVASTYHQMMLYVSDAGTPEKLRGNQESARQCDYNAVKTRNRRDFDTEEDSPEEESDLQEAYGGTKRKSADVESNRSTLMTDIEGRPDNGETQTNTEMEDISLEEGGDPPGIRIGTDLGSDLKIMIVNLLRDYKDIFAFSAEDMPGIDPKTVTHKLNVLKGSKPIKQRLRNYSAEKSNAVAEEVKKLKDAGFIEPCKYPEWLANIVMEKNPNGSWRMCVDFTNINQACPKDCYPLPRIDQLVDSTSGHALLSFMDAFSGYHQIFMDSNDRAKTTFITSGGVYNYIMMPLGLKNAGATYQRLVDHVFADQKGRNVEVYVDDSIVKSKKR; encoded by the coding sequence ATGAGCTTTTCGACCGATGATTGCCGAGGAATAACATATGACCACGAAGACCCGCTCGTGGTATCAGTAGACATAGCCAATCACACTGTCCACAGGGTTCTGGTCGACGGAGGGAGCTCGGCCAGTATACTCTTCAGATGCGCATTCGACAAGCTTAAAATTGATCCCAGACAATTAGCCAAGGTCAACTTCCTTGCTATCAACTTCAATGGTTCATCTGTCGTCCCTGACGGAAAGATAACACTCCCCGCAACCATCGGAAGACGGCAGACCGCAAGAAATAACTTAACCGAATTCTTAGTAGTCGACATGCCGACAGTCTACTACGTCATAATGGAGAGACCATTGATCCACAAGGTCAAGGGCGTAGCATCAACCTACCACCAGATGATGTTATATGTATCCGACGCTGGCACACCTGAAAAACTACGGGGAAACCAAGAGTCAGCTCGCCAATGCGATTACAACGCAGTCAAAACCCGAAACCGCCGAGATTTTGACACAGAGGAGGACTCTCCTGAAGAAGAGTCCGACCTTCAGGAAGCTTATGGAGGAACCAAAAGAAAATCAGCCGACGTTGAATCAAACAGATCCACCCTGATGACGGATATTGAGGGCAGACCTGACAATGGGGAGACCCAGACAAACACCGAGATGGAGGACATCTCCCTTGAAGAAGGAGGAGACCCGCCGGGCATTAGAATAGGTACAGACCTGGGGTCAGATCTAAAAATCATGATTGTCAACCTACTGAGAGACTACAAAGACATCTTCGCGTTCTCGGCGGAAGACATGCCAGGGATCGATCCCAAAACAGTCACCCACAAGCTGAACGTCCTAAAGGGATCAAAACCCATCAAACAAAGGCTACGAAACTACTCGGCAGAGAAGAGTAATGCAGTGGCAGAGGAGGTCAAGAAGCTGAAAGATGCAGGTTTTATAGAGCCTTGCAAATACCCAGAATGGCTCGCAAACATAGTCATGGAAAAGAATCCCAACGGATCCTGGAGGATGTGTGTGGACTTCACTAACATCAATCAGGCATGCCCAAAAGACTGCTACCCTCTCCCTCGAATAGATCAACTCGTAGACTCCACTAGTGGTCACGCCCTTCTGAGCTTCATGGATGCTTTCTCTGGATACCACCAGATATTCATGGACAGCAATGATAGAGCAAAAACAACATTCATAACCAGTGGAGGGGTATACAACTACATCATGATGCCGCTTGGTCTGAAAAATGCGGGAGCAACTTACCAAAGGCTAGTAGACCATGTCTTCGCAGATCAGAAAGGAAGGAATGTTGAGGTATACGTAGACGATTCGATCGTCAAGAGCAAAAAAAGATGA